The Solanum lycopersicum chromosome 6, SLM_r2.1 genome has a window encoding:
- the LOC101250997 gene encoding DNA-directed RNA polymerase V subunit 7-like gives MFLKSELSWDVIIHAEKLDVEGVMLQKAILIRLMDDFAAKKASKDLGYFMAVTTLDKIGEGKVQKHTGHVLFPVEFSCITFKIFRGEILEGVVYDIKKHGVFMRCGPVDKVYLSHKKMADYKYVPGENPIFMNEKMSRIEKDTVVRFIVLRTKYMKAEKKFQAVGSLERDYLGPISQNAI, from the coding sequence atgtttttgaaatcTGAGTTATCGTGGGATGTGATAATCCATGCTGAGAAACTTGATGTTGAAGGCGTAATGCTTCAGAAGGCAATTCTTATTCGCCTCATGGATGACTTTGCTGCAAAGAAGGCCTCAAAAGATCTTGGTTACTTTATGGCTGTTACTACATTGGACAAGATTGGGGAAGGGAAAGTTCAAAAACACACTGGTCATGTGCTTTTTCCTGTGGAGTTCAGCTGTATTACCTTCAAGATATTCCGTGGAGAGATATTGGAAGGGGTTGTTTACGACATCAAGAAGCACGGTGTCTTTATGAGATGTGGCCCCGTCGACAAGGTATACCTCTCACATAAGAAGATGGCGGATTATAAGTATGTCCCTGGAGAAAATCCTATCTTTATGAATGAAAAGATGTCAAGAATTGAGAAGGACACTGTGGTGCGTTTCATTGTGTTAAGAACAAAGTATATGAAGGCGGAGAAAAAATTCCAAGCAGTTGGGAGCTTGGAGAGGGATTACCTCGGACCCATCTCACAAAATGCTATTTAG
- the LOC138349294 gene encoding uncharacterized protein, with the protein MASKTNEGVDSLVVLTPLFDGTDFEYWKIRMRTHLKAEGLWTIVANGFEEPDNDGDLTAAEMKNLETKLSSRCNSLEQNPDGLKSIFCRIATCETSNEAWDFLETEVYGDEKVRTINIQILRREFQNLKMIEIEKIYKYCTRVMNIVNELRNHSDTISNQQFLENILISVTEKYEYIVAITEETKHLSKLSIKELVGSFCAHEKRRFFREDQPKETAFQSKINENSQNFSKNHQKKNHKPKKKQDRDGSSKKVEEKGEKNSSLFCKVCKKTNHNAEKCWHKGKPQCNFCKKFGHVEKDCWHKKREQANIYEKQEEEREENLFFASKSDASTKSNE; encoded by the coding sequence ATGgcatccaaaacaaatgaaggtgTTGATTCTTTAGTTGTTCTTACTCCATTATTTGATGGAACTGATTTTGAATActggaagataagaatgagaacacaTTTGAAAGCTGAAGGTTTGTGGACTATTGTTGCAAATGGCTTTGAAGAACCAGACAACGATGGTGATCTTACAGCAGcagagatgaaaaatcttgagaCTAAGTTATCGTCAAGATGCAATAGCCTTGAGCAAAATCCAGATGGACTCAAGAGCATATTTTGCAGAATTGCTACTTGTGAGACTTCAAATGAAGCTTGGGATTTTCTGGAAACTGAGGTGTATGGTGACGAAAAGGTACGCactataaatattcaaattcttagaagagagtttcaaaatttaaagatgatagaaattgaaaaaatttataaatattgcacaagagtcatgaatattgttaatgaattgAGAAATCATAGTGATACAATTTCTAACCAacaatttttggaaaatattctaattagTGTCACAGAAAAGTATGAGTACATTGTTGCTATCACCGAGGAGACGAAACATCTTTCTAAGCTTTCCATCAAAGAGCTAGTTGGATCATTTTGTGCACACGAGAAGCGAAGATTTTTTCGTGAAGATCAACCCAAAGAGACGGCTTTCCagtctaaaataaatgagaattctcaaaatttctcaaaaaatcatcAGAAGAAAAATCACAAGCCAAAAAAGAAGCAGGATCGTGATGGTTCTTCcaagaaggttgaagaaaaaggtgaaaaaaactctagtcttttttgtaaagtttgcaaaaagactaatcacaatgcagaaaaatgttggcacaaaggcaagccccaatgtaacttttgtaaaaagtttggCCACGTTGAGAAGGATTGTTGGCACAAGAAACGGGAGCAAgcaaatatttatgaaaaacaggaggaagaaagggaagaaaaccttttctttgcttctaaatctgatgcttcaacaaaaagcaatgaatga